From the genome of Marinobacter antarcticus, one region includes:
- a CDS encoding ABC transporter ATP-binding protein yields the protein MISATDLQLTFGKGTPLENPALRGMSLTVNQGEFVTVIGSNGAGKSTFLNALAGEVLVDSGTIVVDNLNVTKLPTHKRAGRVARVFQDPLAGTCEGLSIEENLSLAIKRGQHRSLGTAVKKQYMEQFRESLSSLNLGLENRLGDKMGLLSGGQRQAVSLLMASLTPSAIMLLDEHTAALDPKTGAFVLALTTKIIEEQKLTALMVTHSMKQALEVGSRTVMLHQGQVVFDIAGKDREGLEVKDLLELFETQRGLSVDDDSLLLG from the coding sequence ATGATCAGTGCAACCGATCTCCAGCTTACCTTTGGTAAAGGCACTCCGCTGGAAAACCCCGCTCTCCGGGGCATGAGCCTCACCGTTAATCAGGGCGAGTTTGTTACCGTGATTGGCAGCAACGGTGCCGGCAAGTCCACATTCCTGAACGCCCTGGCGGGTGAGGTTCTGGTTGATAGCGGCACTATTGTTGTCGACAACCTCAACGTTACCAAGCTGCCCACCCACAAACGGGCAGGCCGCGTGGCACGGGTATTTCAGGACCCGCTGGCTGGCACCTGTGAAGGCCTGAGCATCGAGGAGAACCTTTCGCTCGCCATCAAACGCGGCCAGCATCGCAGCCTGGGCACGGCCGTAAAAAAACAGTACATGGAACAGTTCCGGGAAAGCCTCTCCTCCCTGAATCTAGGGCTTGAAAACCGCCTCGGCGATAAAATGGGCTTACTCTCCGGCGGCCAGCGCCAGGCAGTCAGCCTGCTGATGGCGAGCCTTACCCCATCTGCCATTATGCTGCTGGATGAACACACCGCAGCTCTGGACCCCAAAACCGGTGCTTTCGTGCTGGCGCTCACCACCAAAATCATCGAAGAGCAAAAACTGACGGCCCTGATGGTCACCCACAGCATGAAACAGGCGCTGGAAGTTGGCAGCCGAACAGTAATGCTGCACCAGGGGCAGGTGGTGTTTGATATTGCAGGCAAGGATCGCGAAGGCCTGGAAGTGAAGGATCTTCTGGAGTTGTTTGAAACCCAGCGCGGGCTTTCAGTGGACGACGACAGCCTTCTATTGGGCTAA
- a CDS encoding ABC transporter permease gives MLSDIALYGAIETGLIYGLVAFAIYLSFRVLDFPDLTVDGSFPLGAAVAAVLIVDGWDPWLATGCAVVAGMAAGAVTAILNVKLKILNLLASILTMIALYSVNLRVMGRPNIALLGEDTILTPWYSLDLPYHQVPVLLFVIVIFVALILLWRFMKSETGLAMRATGANPRMARAQGIATGAMIILGVAVSNGLVGLAGALFAQSQGAADVTMGVGVIVIGLASLIGGEAVITPSTVVRALIACVVGAIIYRLAIALALNADFLGLQAQDLNLITAVLVTLAIVLPGIRSSVVSKFTRKKA, from the coding sequence ATGCTCAGTGATATTGCACTTTACGGCGCAATTGAAACCGGCCTTATTTACGGCCTGGTTGCATTCGCTATTTACCTTTCTTTTCGCGTACTCGATTTCCCCGATCTGACCGTTGACGGCAGCTTCCCGCTGGGCGCTGCCGTTGCCGCCGTGCTCATTGTTGATGGCTGGGACCCCTGGCTGGCAACAGGCTGCGCCGTGGTCGCCGGCATGGCTGCCGGTGCTGTAACCGCCATCCTTAACGTAAAGCTGAAGATTCTGAACTTGCTGGCTTCCATCCTCACGATGATCGCCCTGTATTCAGTCAATCTCCGGGTGATGGGCCGACCCAACATAGCCCTGCTTGGCGAAGATACGATACTCACACCCTGGTATTCACTGGATCTTCCCTATCACCAGGTACCAGTATTGCTGTTTGTGATTGTGATCTTCGTCGCCCTGATACTGCTCTGGCGCTTCATGAAATCTGAAACCGGCCTCGCCATGCGCGCCACCGGAGCCAACCCTCGCATGGCACGTGCCCAGGGCATTGCCACCGGCGCCATGATCATCCTTGGCGTAGCGGTATCCAATGGCCTGGTTGGCCTCGCTGGCGCACTCTTTGCGCAGAGCCAGGGCGCAGCAGATGTCACCATGGGTGTTGGCGTTATTGTTATCGGCCTGGCCTCACTGATTGGTGGTGAGGCAGTGATCACACCATCAACAGTTGTTCGTGCCCTGATCGCCTGTGTGGTTGGCGCCATTATTTACCGCTTGGCCATAGCCTTGGCATTGAACGCAGATTTTCTCGGCCTGCAAGCACAGGATCTGAACCTGATAACCGCCGTTCTGGTCACCCTGGCAATTGTATTGCCCGGCATCCGCAGTTCCGTGGTTAGCAAATTCACCCGCAAGAAAGCCTGA
- a CDS encoding ABC transporter substrate-binding protein, with translation MAKKILRTLLGASLIAMASLSQAAEPRVVAITQIVEHPALDAVYQGIKDELAERGYKEGDNLTVMHESAQGNSAIASQIARKFIGDSPDVIVAIATPSAQTVAAAARNIPVVFAAVTDPVGAKLVKNAEAPGANITGVSDMLPIDRHLDMLLRIVPDAKRIGTVYNPGEANAVSLIELLDERLQARGLTLVKGAATKTSEVLGAARSLVGKVDAIYLTTDNTVISAAEAVISVGERAKIPVFAADTATVARGAVAAMGFDYYDHGRQAGVMVARILEGEKPGDMAVETMEKLSLFVNPEAGERMGITLSDEIIAEAAEVVKSGK, from the coding sequence ATGGCCAAGAAAATCCTGCGCACCCTGTTGGGCGCGTCATTAATCGCAATGGCAAGTCTTTCACAAGCTGCAGAGCCACGTGTTGTCGCTATTACACAGATTGTTGAACACCCGGCGCTGGATGCTGTTTATCAGGGTATAAAAGATGAGCTGGCAGAACGGGGCTACAAAGAAGGTGACAACCTGACGGTCATGCATGAGAGCGCTCAGGGGAATTCCGCCATTGCATCCCAGATTGCCCGCAAATTTATCGGTGATAGTCCCGACGTAATTGTTGCCATCGCTACACCTTCTGCACAGACAGTTGCCGCTGCCGCCCGCAACATCCCCGTGGTGTTTGCTGCCGTAACGGACCCGGTTGGCGCAAAACTGGTGAAGAATGCCGAGGCACCGGGCGCGAACATTACCGGCGTAAGCGATATGCTGCCCATCGACAGGCACCTGGATATGCTGCTGCGCATCGTTCCGGATGCCAAGCGCATTGGCACCGTCTATAACCCCGGTGAAGCCAACGCAGTATCACTGATCGAACTGCTTGATGAGCGCCTGCAAGCCCGTGGCCTGACACTGGTTAAAGGTGCCGCCACCAAAACCTCCGAAGTGCTGGGCGCAGCCCGCTCCCTGGTGGGTAAGGTAGATGCCATTTACCTGACAACCGACAACACGGTTATCAGCGCTGCCGAAGCGGTCATTTCTGTGGGCGAACGAGCCAAGATACCGGTATTTGCAGCTGACACGGCTACGGTTGCCCGTGGCGCCGTTGCCGCGATGGGTTTTGATTACTACGATCACGGCCGCCAGGCCGGCGTAATGGTTGCACGCATCCTCGAAGGCGAGAAGCCGGGCGACATGGCAGTAGAGACCATGGAAAAGCTCAGCCTGTTCGTAAACCCGGAAGCGGGCGAACGCATGGGTATCACCCTGTCGGATGAAATAATCGCCGAAGCCGCCGAAGTCGTAAAAAGCGGCAAGTAA
- a CDS encoding AMP-binding protein, which yields MDTTNKLPLDMVYHWEGAKANSLYMTQPIGDGKVVEYTWGRAVDEARRMASYLKSLNLADKSRIGLISKNCAHWIMTDWAIWMAGHISVPLYPTLNADTVNYVLNHAECDVLFVGKLDDWDMMKSGVPESVRCISYPLSPSNDFETWDDIVAKYPPLEENVQRDADELATIVYTSGSTGKPKGVMLSFRNMAFAADGGLKVLQVGSNERMLSYLPLAHVFERTFVELASLYAGYQLFFAESLDTFVEDMKRAQPTLFLSVPRLWVKFQQGVLHKLPQKKLDKLLKIPVVNKLIKKKILKGLGLDKAKLAGSGSAPLAGDVLDWYRNLGLELLEGYGMSENFAYSHINKPGRSRTGYVGESMPGVETKISPEGEILVKSPATMMGYYKDEEKTRETFTDDGFLRTGDIGEIDELGRLKITGRMKEIFKTSKGKYIAPAPIENRLMAHQSIEMVCVSGANQTQPFAIIQLAEGIRPKLTDEGFRKELEASFAELVVNVNKTVDPHEQLAFVTIVSDEWSIGNSFLTPTMKLKRNVVEDAYESKVNDWYAKRQKVIWQ from the coding sequence ATGGACACAACAAACAAACTTCCCCTGGATATGGTTTATCACTGGGAGGGCGCTAAGGCGAACTCGCTGTATATGACGCAGCCCATCGGCGATGGCAAGGTGGTGGAGTACACATGGGGCAGGGCTGTTGACGAGGCCCGTCGTATGGCGTCGTACCTCAAGTCACTGAATCTCGCTGACAAAAGCCGTATCGGCCTGATATCCAAGAACTGCGCGCATTGGATAATGACCGATTGGGCGATCTGGATGGCTGGGCACATTTCTGTGCCTTTATACCCGACGTTGAATGCCGATACAGTTAACTACGTGCTGAACCACGCTGAGTGTGATGTTCTGTTTGTGGGCAAACTGGACGACTGGGACATGATGAAGTCGGGCGTACCGGAATCAGTCCGTTGCATTTCCTATCCGCTGAGCCCGTCCAACGATTTTGAAACCTGGGACGATATTGTTGCCAAGTATCCGCCTTTGGAGGAGAACGTTCAGCGTGATGCTGACGAGCTGGCGACGATTGTTTACACCTCGGGCAGCACCGGCAAGCCGAAAGGCGTCATGCTCAGCTTCCGTAATATGGCGTTTGCCGCCGACGGTGGTCTTAAGGTTCTGCAAGTCGGCTCCAATGAACGCATGTTGTCCTATCTGCCGCTGGCGCACGTATTTGAGCGAACGTTTGTTGAACTGGCTTCACTGTATGCGGGCTATCAGCTCTTTTTCGCGGAATCCCTCGACACCTTTGTTGAGGATATGAAACGCGCACAGCCAACCTTATTCCTTTCGGTACCCAGATTGTGGGTTAAATTCCAGCAGGGTGTTCTCCATAAGCTGCCGCAAAAGAAACTGGATAAGCTGCTGAAGATTCCGGTGGTGAACAAGCTGATCAAGAAAAAGATTCTCAAGGGGCTCGGGCTGGATAAAGCCAAGTTGGCTGGCAGCGGTTCGGCTCCGCTCGCCGGCGATGTGCTGGACTGGTATCGCAACCTTGGTCTGGAATTGCTTGAAGGCTACGGCATGTCTGAGAATTTTGCCTATTCTCACATCAACAAGCCGGGGCGTTCTCGTACCGGTTATGTGGGTGAGTCCATGCCGGGTGTGGAAACGAAAATCAGCCCTGAGGGCGAGATCCTGGTCAAGAGCCCGGCCACCATGATGGGTTACTACAAGGATGAAGAGAAAACCCGTGAAACCTTTACCGATGATGGTTTCCTGAGAACCGGCGACATAGGCGAAATCGATGAACTGGGTCGCCTGAAGATTACAGGCAGGATGAAGGAGATTTTCAAAACCAGCAAGGGCAAGTACATTGCGCCTGCGCCGATTGAGAACCGTCTGATGGCGCATCAGTCGATCGAGATGGTGTGTGTTTCCGGGGCCAACCAGACCCAGCCCTTCGCCATCATTCAGCTGGCTGAGGGAATCCGGCCGAAGCTGACTGACGAGGGTTTCCGCAAGGAGCTTGAGGCGAGTTTTGCTGAACTTGTGGTTAACGTGAACAAGACGGTAGACCCCCACGAACAACTGGCCTTTGTTACAATCGTCAGTGATGAGTGGTCGATCGGGAACAGTTTTCTGACCCCGACGATGAAGCTCAAACGAAACGTGGTGGAAGACGCTTACGAAAGCAAGGTGAACGATTGGTATGCAAAGCGCCAGAAGGTGATCTGGCAGTAA
- a CDS encoding thioesterase domain-containing protein yields the protein MTQLSAFQRRIHEEIPLSRALGIELHSWDGSALLLSAPLEPNRNHQGTGFGGSVYSVAVTAAWGLTELALADLGLKGSVVVQTGSIDYLEPVSSDFYAICRLPGDEIPERFRKSLARHGKGRLDLTTEVFCGPPNSLPQGDPVAVFQGRFVVQDARSRIMPQPRDED from the coding sequence ATGACTCAGCTTTCCGCATTCCAGAGGCGCATTCACGAGGAAATTCCGCTTTCCCGCGCTCTGGGAATTGAATTGCACTCGTGGGACGGCAGCGCCTTGCTTCTGAGTGCACCGCTTGAGCCAAATCGCAATCATCAGGGCACCGGTTTTGGTGGCAGTGTGTACTCGGTTGCTGTAACGGCGGCCTGGGGGCTCACGGAGCTTGCACTCGCAGATCTTGGGCTGAAAGGCAGTGTGGTGGTGCAGACCGGCAGCATTGATTATCTTGAGCCGGTGAGTTCGGATTTTTATGCCATCTGCCGGCTTCCGGGGGATGAAATCCCTGAACGTTTCAGAAAGAGCCTGGCAAGGCACGGCAAGGGGCGACTGGATCTGACCACTGAAGTGTTCTGCGGCCCGCCTAACAGTCTGCCGCAGGGTGATCCGGTTGCTGTGTTTCAGGGTCGGTTTGTGGTTCAGGATGCCCGCTCAAGGATAATGCCCCAGCCCCGAGACGAGGACTAG
- a CDS encoding ABC transporter permease encodes MSEAASSVNPGLAQPLLAKRTSSRWLFSAILTTAIVALPVLSVIFLAFFPEENIWPHLIDTTLPRYLVTTLKLMTGVGAITLVIGLSTAWAVTMCEFPGRKFFEWAMLLPFAVPAYVIAYIYTSLLDYAGPVQGALRDWFGWANAADYWFPQIRSLEGATLMLGLVLYPYVYLLARAAFLDQSPSLFAVSRSLGHSALSTFFKVVLPIARPAVAVGLSLVLMETLNDFGTVDFFAVQTLTAGLFDTWMNLGNLGGAAQIATTMLVFVVILVTLERYSRRRQQQFAARDNRDPIRRFTMSFPRQLICVAVCAVPVVFGFIIPGVTLGVYAWEYFDESWNPVFVRNTLNSLFLSGTAALTTLLIGTTLAYSRRLHNTQGMKVLMRLSSLGYAMPGAVLAVGVIVPFAGFDNWLDSLMRDTFNVSTGLLLSGSAFAIVFAYTVRFLAVSAGSVESALQKITPSMDMASRSLGNSPGRTLVKVHLPMLRGTLITAALVVFVDCMKELPATLILRPFNFETLATYVYQFASDERLYHSALPALIIVLAGIIPIILMSRSISNTRSMT; translated from the coding sequence ATGAGCGAGGCCGCGTCCAGCGTTAACCCCGGGCTTGCCCAGCCCCTGCTGGCAAAGCGCACCTCAAGCCGCTGGCTGTTCAGCGCTATTCTCACCACAGCCATCGTCGCTCTGCCTGTTCTGTCGGTCATTTTTCTGGCCTTCTTCCCGGAAGAAAATATCTGGCCACACCTGATAGATACCACACTGCCCCGTTATCTCGTCACCACCCTGAAACTCATGACGGGTGTTGGCGCTATTACCCTGGTCATCGGCCTCTCGACCGCCTGGGCCGTAACCATGTGCGAGTTCCCCGGCCGCAAGTTCTTTGAATGGGCCATGCTGTTGCCTTTCGCTGTGCCGGCTTATGTAATTGCCTATATTTACACCAGCCTTCTGGACTATGCCGGCCCGGTTCAGGGCGCCCTCCGGGACTGGTTTGGCTGGGCCAACGCTGCGGATTACTGGTTCCCCCAAATCCGCAGCCTGGAAGGTGCCACGCTGATGCTCGGCCTGGTGCTCTACCCCTATGTTTATCTTCTCGCCAGGGCCGCATTTCTCGATCAGTCGCCTTCCCTTTTTGCGGTCAGCCGCAGTCTTGGCCACTCAGCACTGAGTACGTTTTTCAAAGTCGTTCTGCCCATCGCCCGCCCGGCCGTTGCGGTTGGTCTTTCACTGGTGCTGATGGAAACCCTGAACGATTTTGGCACCGTCGATTTCTTTGCGGTGCAGACCCTCACCGCTGGCCTGTTTGATACCTGGATGAACCTCGGCAACCTGGGTGGTGCTGCGCAGATAGCCACAACCATGCTCGTATTTGTTGTTATTCTGGTCACCCTTGAGCGCTACTCCCGACGCCGGCAACAACAGTTCGCCGCCAGGGATAACCGCGACCCGATCCGTCGCTTTACCATGTCATTTCCCCGGCAACTGATCTGTGTTGCCGTTTGCGCTGTCCCGGTGGTGTTTGGTTTTATTATCCCCGGAGTGACCCTTGGCGTTTACGCCTGGGAGTATTTTGATGAGAGCTGGAACCCGGTGTTTGTGCGCAACACGCTTAACAGCCTGTTTCTTTCAGGAACAGCGGCACTGACTACTCTTTTGATCGGCACCACCCTTGCCTACAGCCGCAGGCTTCACAACACGCAAGGCATGAAGGTACTCATGCGCCTTTCAAGCCTGGGGTATGCCATGCCGGGTGCCGTACTTGCAGTTGGTGTGATTGTGCCTTTTGCAGGTTTTGATAACTGGCTGGACAGCCTGATGAGAGACACCTTCAACGTCAGCACCGGCCTGCTACTTAGCGGATCGGCCTTCGCCATCGTTTTTGCCTATACGGTCAGGTTCCTGGCGGTCTCTGCCGGTAGCGTAGAAAGTGCGCTACAGAAGATTACCCCGAGTATGGATATGGCATCCCGGTCACTGGGCAACAGCCCGGGTAGAACACTCGTGAAGGTACACCTTCCCATGCTTCGCGGCACATTGATTACCGCTGCACTGGTGGTTTTCGTGGACTGTATGAAAGAGTTACCGGCCACGCTGATACTCCGACCGTTCAACTTTGAAACCCTGGCCACCTACGTGTACCAGTTTGCCTCCGATGAGCGCCTGTATCACAGTGCCCTGCCGGCCCTGATTATTGTATTGGCCGGTATTATCCCCATCATTCTGATGAGCCGGTCAATTTCCAACACCCGCTCTATGACCTGA
- a CDS encoding Fe(3+) ABC transporter substrate-binding protein: MRMKLAATAAIALTALPLAASADGEVNIYSYRQAYLLEPLLNAFEKETGIKSNVVFAKQGLAERLEREGRNSPADVVMTVDISRLNELVERDLVQDVDNDVLEKNIPENLRHPDGKWFALTTRARLIYTSKERVKEGEITTYEQLADDKWDNRICTRSGKHPYNIALISSMIAHHGEAETETWLNGVKDNLARRPQGGDRDQIKAIAEGVCDVSIGNSYYYGNMLQDENQRPAAEAVRLVFPNADGRGTHINISGISLTKSAPNRDNAVKLMEFLSSPEAQGIYATANTEYPANPNVKPTGLVAEWGEIQPDSLSLQTIAENRNAAVKLVDRVDYDGE, from the coding sequence ATGCGCATGAAACTGGCCGCAACGGCGGCAATCGCCCTTACCGCTCTTCCCCTGGCAGCCTCCGCAGACGGCGAAGTCAACATCTACTCTTATCGTCAGGCGTACCTTCTTGAGCCACTTCTGAATGCTTTTGAAAAAGAAACCGGTATCAAGAGCAACGTCGTATTCGCCAAACAAGGCCTGGCGGAGCGCCTGGAGCGGGAAGGACGTAACAGCCCGGCAGATGTTGTGATGACTGTCGACATCTCCCGCCTCAATGAACTGGTCGAGCGTGACCTGGTTCAAGACGTCGACAACGATGTGCTGGAAAAGAACATCCCGGAAAACCTGCGCCATCCGGATGGCAAATGGTTTGCCCTCACGACCCGTGCCCGTTTGATATACACTTCTAAAGAGCGCGTTAAAGAAGGAGAAATCACAACCTACGAGCAGCTGGCCGACGACAAGTGGGACAACCGCATCTGTACCCGCAGCGGCAAGCACCCGTACAACATTGCCCTGATTTCATCGATGATCGCGCATCACGGTGAAGCCGAAACAGAAACCTGGCTGAATGGCGTCAAAGATAACCTGGCCCGCAGGCCCCAGGGCGGCGACCGCGACCAGATCAAAGCGATTGCAGAAGGTGTGTGTGACGTATCGATCGGCAACAGTTACTACTACGGCAACATGCTGCAAGACGAAAACCAGCGCCCGGCCGCAGAAGCTGTTCGCTTGGTATTCCCGAATGCCGATGGCCGTGGAACCCACATCAACATCAGTGGTATTTCCCTGACCAAAAGCGCACCGAACCGGGATAACGCAGTAAAGTTGATGGAATTCCTGTCATCCCCGGAAGCTCAGGGCATCTACGCTACAGCTAACACCGAATACCCGGCCAACCCGAACGTAAAGCCCACCGGGCTGGTTGCAGAATGGGGTGAGATCCAGCCGGACAGCCTTTCTCTGCAAACTATCGCAGAAAACCGTAACGCGGCAGTCAAACTGGTTGACCGCGTAGACTACGACGGCGAATAA
- a CDS encoding PilZ domain-containing protein: MAVDDRREYCRTAMSAKVKVCHEQLGEFVFSTRDISDGGVFIVVDNEPFAPELGDKVKVQVQGLPVPAPELDMVVVRKTIDGFGLQFGESVN; encoded by the coding sequence ATGGCCGTAGATGATCGCAGGGAGTACTGTCGCACAGCGATGAGTGCCAAGGTAAAAGTGTGCCACGAACAACTGGGTGAGTTTGTGTTCTCGACCCGGGACATATCAGATGGTGGTGTTTTCATTGTGGTGGATAATGAGCCATTCGCTCCCGAACTGGGGGATAAGGTGAAGGTTCAGGTGCAGGGGTTGCCTGTGCCGGCGCCGGAACTGGATATGGTTGTTGTCCGCAAAACCATTGATGGCTTCGGTTTACAGTTTGGCGAGAGTGTTAACTGA
- a CDS encoding HD-GYP domain-containing protein, with translation MGACQRKIAVHDLEVGMFVSDLDRPWHQTPFPIQGFHIRSQDDIRALLSHCKWVSIDVAETRDSVELTKVSRPAFGTQSRHRGEGREELHLPPLSIREPVTYQPVTTLKREVKTSKHLLEDAGDALDRLYDTFTTQDIRDLRPVAVIVNKMVHSVIRQPDALLWLSRIRQHDDHVYRHALNTSVWALVCGRELGLNEGLLNHLGLGCLLSQVGKTRLSAELLSREGQLSPEEYALYRTYVDEGMTILEESGLSRAVLSVVQGHRERHNGSGFPEGIRGDRIPLLAKIAGLAEFFESLIGPRESLAEPMTPAKAVALLYDMRNIEFQDDLVESFIQAIGIYPTGSLVELTDGQRGIVVSHSAERRLWPRVMVMTDRYHAPLKTAKVVDLAKYNESRTATEILAIKECLVHGTEGLDPAGYDGAGAESRWSFARLISR, from the coding sequence GTGGGCGCTTGTCAGAGGAAAATTGCGGTACATGATCTGGAGGTTGGCATGTTTGTGTCCGATCTTGATCGGCCGTGGCATCAGACGCCATTCCCCATTCAGGGCTTTCACATCCGCTCCCAGGATGACATCCGTGCTTTGCTATCCCACTGCAAGTGGGTCTCTATCGACGTTGCAGAAACCCGTGATTCCGTTGAGCTCACCAAAGTTTCCCGCCCCGCGTTCGGAACACAAAGCCGGCACAGGGGGGAGGGCCGTGAAGAGCTCCACCTTCCTCCGCTGAGTATACGGGAGCCTGTAACCTATCAGCCCGTCACCACTCTGAAGCGGGAAGTGAAGACCTCGAAACATCTGCTGGAAGATGCCGGCGATGCGCTTGACCGTTTGTACGACACCTTTACCACGCAGGATATTCGTGATCTTCGGCCGGTTGCTGTGATCGTCAATAAAATGGTGCATAGCGTGATCCGGCAACCGGATGCGTTGCTCTGGCTTAGTCGTATCCGGCAACATGATGATCATGTTTACCGGCATGCCCTGAATACGTCGGTCTGGGCGCTCGTTTGCGGGCGTGAGCTGGGGTTGAATGAAGGCTTGCTGAACCACCTTGGCCTGGGCTGCCTGTTATCCCAGGTTGGTAAAACCAGATTGTCCGCTGAATTGCTCAGCCGGGAAGGGCAGTTGAGCCCGGAAGAATATGCGCTTTACCGTACCTATGTTGATGAGGGTATGACAATTCTTGAGGAGAGTGGTCTTTCGCGGGCGGTTCTGAGTGTCGTGCAGGGTCATCGTGAGCGACATAACGGTTCGGGCTTTCCTGAAGGTATTCGCGGAGACAGGATCCCCCTACTGGCCAAAATTGCCGGGCTTGCAGAGTTCTTTGAATCTCTTATCGGGCCCAGGGAAAGCCTTGCTGAGCCTATGACACCGGCAAAAGCCGTGGCTCTGCTCTACGATATGCGGAACATTGAGTTTCAGGATGACCTGGTCGAGAGTTTTATTCAGGCTATTGGCATTTACCCAACGGGTAGCCTGGTTGAATTGACAGACGGCCAGCGCGGAATTGTGGTTTCTCACTCCGCCGAACGCCGGCTCTGGCCGCGCGTTATGGTTATGACGGACCGCTATCATGCGCCGTTGAAAACCGCCAAGGTTGTTGATCTTGCGAAGTACAACGAAAGCCGCACAGCTACAGAAATACTCGCCATCAAGGAATGCCTTGTGCACGGTACCGAGGGCCTGGATCCTGCTGGTTACGATGGGGCCGGCGCTGAGTCGCGCTGGAGCTTTGCCCGGCTGATCAGTCGGTAA